Sequence from the Catenuloplanes indicus genome:
CGTCGGCTTCAACATGATCGTGCTGTTCACGTCGCTGCGCGCGGTGCCCGGCGAGATCTACGAGTCCGCGCAGCTGGACGGCGCGTCCGACCTGCAGATCGCGCTACGCATCAAGATCCCGCTGCTGATGCCCTCACTGATCATGACGACGGTCTTCTCGCTGATCGCCACGCTGCAGGTGTTCACCGAGCCGCTGACCATCCGCTCGCTGACCAACTCGATCTCGTCCACCTGGACGCCGCTGATGAAGGTCTACCGCGACGCGTTCTCGCAGAACGACATCTACTCCGCCGCGGCCAGCTCGGTCGTCATCGCGCTGGTGACGCTGGTGCTCTCCTTCGGCTTCCTGCGCCTGGTGTCCCGTCAGGCCTTCGGAGGTGAGAACCGGTGACGCTGCTTCAGGAGCGGAAGACCACCATCCCGGTACGACCGGGAGCACGCCACCGGCCGTCCTGGCTCGGCACCGCGATCCTGCTGGTCGGCGCGATCTACTGCCTGCTGCCGATCGCCTGGGTGGTCGCGGCGGCCACGAAGAACGGCTCGGACCTGTTCACCACGTTCACGTTCGCGCCCGGCACCGGGTTCGCCGAGAACCTCGGTGACCTGTCCGCGAACGGCGGCGGCATCTACTGGCAGTGGCTGGCCAACACCGCGATCTACGCGGGCGTCGGCGGTGCGCTGTCCGCGCTGGTCTCCGGCATCTCCGGTTACACGCTGGCGAAGTACCGGTTCGCCGGGCGGAGCGCGATCTTCAACGTGCTGCTGGCCGGGGTGCTGGTGCCCGGCATCACGCTGGCCGTGCCGCAGTACCTGCTGCTGGCCAAGGTCGGGCTGACCGACACGTACTGGTCCGTGCTGCTGCCGCAGATCATCAGCCCGTACGGCATCTATCTCGCCCGCATCTACGCGGCCGCGGCCGTGCCGGACACCGTGGTCGAGGCCGCGCGTACGGACGGCGCCGGCGAGTTCCGGATCTTCGCCCGGGTCGCGCTGCCGATGATGGTCCCCGGGCTGGTGACCGTGTTCCTGTTCCAGTTCGTGGCGATCTGGAACAACTTCCTGCTGCCGTTCATCATGCTCTCCAGCGACGACAAGTTCCCGGTCACGGTCGGCTTGTTCACGCTGCTCAACCAGGGTTCCACGGTGCCGGCGCTGTACAGCCTGGTGATCATCGGGTCGCTGCTGTCGATCATCCCGCTGATCGTGCTGTTCCTGACGCTGCAGCGTCACTGGCGTACCGACCTGATCTCGGGAGCGGTGAAAGGTTGATGCGCCCGTACCGGAGAATGTGATCCGTGGCCGAGCCGAACCGTCCCCGCAGCACCCGCCCGCACCGTCGCCGCCCGACGATGGACGACGTCGCCGCGGTCGCGGGTGTCTCGCGGGGCACGGTCTCCCGCGTGCTCAACGGTGGCCACAACGTCAGCGGCCCGGCGCTGGAGGCGGTCGAGCGCGCGATCCGCAAGACCGGGTACGTGGTCAACCAGCACGCGCGCAGCCTGGTCACGCAGCGGGCCGACTCGGTCGCGTTCATCCTCGCCGAGCCGCAGGACCGGCTCTTCGAGGACCCGAACTTCAACAACCTGCTGCGCGGCTGCACCCAGATCCTGGCCGAGCACGACATCACGCTGCTGCTCACCGTGGCCGGGACCAGCGCGGACCGCAAGCGCATCGGCCGCTGGGTGACGGCCGGGCACGTGGACGGCGCGCTGGTCGTCTCCAACCACCTGGGCAGCCCGCTGCTCGACGAGCTCAAGGGCCGCGGACTGCCGTTCGTGGTCTGCGGCCGCCCGCTCGGCCACGAGCGCGAGGTCAGCTACGTCGCGGCGGACGACCGGGACGGCGCCCGGCAGATGGTCACCCATCTGCGCTCCCGTGGGTACCAGCGGATCGGCATCATCACCGGGCCGCTGGACACGTCCGGCGGTGTGGACCGGCTGGCCGGCTATCGCGACGTGGCCGGTGACGTGGAACCGGCGCTGATCGAGGCCGGCGACTACAGCCAGGCATCCGGCGAAGCCGCGATGGAACGGCTGCTGCGCGCGAGCCCGGACCTGGACGCGGTGTTCGTCTGCTCCGACCTGATGGCCGCCGGTGCGATCACCTACCTGCAGCGGATCGGCAAGCGGGTGCCGGGCGACATCGCAATCGCCGGCTTCGACGACTCCAAGGTCGCCACCACGATCACGCCCCGCCTCACCACGATCCGCCAGCCGTTCGGCCGGGTCAGCCAGGAGATGGTCCGCCTGCTGCTGGCGCACATCGCCGGTGAGCAGCACGCCGCCGTCATCCTGCCCACCGAACTGGTGATCCGCGAGTCCGCTTAGGGTTGATGGTCCCGATTGCGGGTAGCCTGCGGTTGTAGCGATAAATGTCGATGCATTCGAGGAGGTTCGTGCCATGCGCAGAACCGCTGCCCTGACCTCGGTGATCGCGATCGGGCTGGCACTCGCCGGTGGGGTGCGCGCGCACGCGGATGCCGTACCGTCCGCCGAGGGTTTTGATTTCGGTGCTCCTCAGATGGTGGCGCAGGGGCTTCCGGCGCCATGGGGGCTGACCTGGCTGCCGAACGGCGACGCGCTGGTCGCGGAGCGGGGAACCGCGCGCCTGCTGCGCATCCCGGCCGGTGGCGGCACGCC
This genomic interval carries:
- a CDS encoding carbohydrate ABC transporter permease, translated to MTLLQERKTTIPVRPGARHRPSWLGTAILLVGAIYCLLPIAWVVAAATKNGSDLFTTFTFAPGTGFAENLGDLSANGGGIYWQWLANTAIYAGVGGALSALVSGISGYTLAKYRFAGRSAIFNVLLAGVLVPGITLAVPQYLLLAKVGLTDTYWSVLLPQIISPYGIYLARIYAAAAVPDTVVEAARTDGAGEFRIFARVALPMMVPGLVTVFLFQFVAIWNNFLLPFIMLSSDDKFPVTVGLFTLLNQGSTVPALYSLVIIGSLLSIIPLIVLFLTLQRHWRTDLISGAVKG
- a CDS encoding LacI family DNA-binding transcriptional regulator codes for the protein MAEPNRPRSTRPHRRRPTMDDVAAVAGVSRGTVSRVLNGGHNVSGPALEAVERAIRKTGYVVNQHARSLVTQRADSVAFILAEPQDRLFEDPNFNNLLRGCTQILAEHDITLLLTVAGTSADRKRIGRWVTAGHVDGALVVSNHLGSPLLDELKGRGLPFVVCGRPLGHEREVSYVAADDRDGARQMVTHLRSRGYQRIGIITGPLDTSGGVDRLAGYRDVAGDVEPALIEAGDYSQASGEAAMERLLRASPDLDAVFVCSDLMAAGAITYLQRIGKRVPGDIAIAGFDDSKVATTITPRLTTIRQPFGRVSQEMVRLLLAHIAGEQHAAVILPTELVIRESA